The window TCTGGTCGAAGGTCAGCTGTTTCGCGCCTTTGCCGGCGATGTCCTGGAAACTCACCGTGGTGTGATCCAGATATTTTTGCGCCAGGCTGTCCATGTCGTGGCGAGTCGCCGTGGAATTGAGCACATAGGACTCGAGCATGGTATCGAAGGCAATGCCGCGCACAGTGATGCCGTTCGCTTGGTCACCGCCGATGGCGCAATTGGCCAGGATGTTCATGTCGAACTTGGCGTGCTGGCCGACCTTGAGTTTGTTCGGGTCTTCCAGAATCGGCTTGAGCGCGCGCAATACGGTGTCGCGATCCAGTTGCTCGGGCACACCGATGTAGGAATGGGTCAGCGGGATGTAGGCCGCTTCGTTGGCCTGCACCGCGAACGACAGGCCGACCAGTTGCGCCTGTTGCGCGTCGATGCCGGTGGTTTCGGTGTCGAAGGCAAACAGCTTGGCGTTGTTCAGTTTTTCCAGCCAGACGTCAAATCGTGCCTGATCGAGGATGGTTTCATAAGCGGCCTCAGCGGTGGCGGCCGGTGCTTCGACCTCGGAGGCGCTGAACAGATCGGCGGCCGGTGCGGGCTCGGCGGCAGCGCTCAGCTCAAGGCGTTTTGCGTCGCGATCGAGGTCGTTCAACCAGCTCTTGAATTCCAGCAGGTTGTACAACTCGTAGAGTTTGGCCGGATCTTCCGCGCCCATTTGCAGGTCATCGAGGCCGATGTCCAGCGGCACGTCGACCTTGATCGTTGCCAGCTGATAGGAGAGGAACGCCATTTCCTTGTGCTCTTCGAGCTTGGCCGGCAGGGTCTTGGCGCCGCGAATCGGCAGGGTCGGGACGATGTCGAGCTGCGCGTAGAGCTCGGTCAGGCCACCGTTCACGCCGACCAGCAAGCCGGAAGCAGTCTTCGGTCCGATGCCCGGAACGCCCGGAATGTTGTCGGACGAATCGCCCATGAGCGCCAGATAATCGATGATCTGCTCGGGAGCGACGCCGAATTTCTCCTTCACGCCCTCCACGTCCATGCTGCTACCGGTCATGGTATTGACCAAGGTAATGTGGCCGTCGACCAGTTGCGCCATGTCCTTGTCGCCGGTGGAGATGATCACCGGGCGGTCAGCGGCGGCGCTGCTGCGGGCCAGGGTGCCGATCACGTCATCGGCCTCGACGCCTTCGACGCACAGCAGCGGGAAGCCCAGGGCGATCACGCTTTGGTGCAGCGGCTCGATCTGCACGCGCATGTCGTCGGGCATGCTCGGACGGTTGGCCTTGTATTCGGCGTACATGTCATCGCGAAACGTCCCACCCTTGGCGTCGAACACCACGGCGAACGGACTGTTCGGGTACTGCTTGCGCAGGCTCTTGAGCATGTTCAATACGCCCTTGACCGCACCGGTCGGCAGGCCTTTGGACGTGGTCAGCGGTGGCAGCGCGTGAAAGGCGCGGTACAGGTAAGACGAACCGTCCACCAGGACGAGGGGGGCTTGGCTCATGAGCAGGATCAACCTTTTCGGCGGGTCCGGCGCTAGAATAGCGGGACCGTTGACGACAAAGGGACAAGGTTATCATGCGCACACTAAATCGCCTGTTGCTGGCTGGCTTGTTTGCAATCACTCCATTGGCCGTCATGGCGGCGGACGATGCGCCGACACCGGATCCGGAAGTCACGATCCGCACGGAAGGGGACAAGGTCATTCAGGAATACCGTCAGAACGGTTTCCTGTACGCAATCAAGGTCACGCCGAAGGGCGCACCGCCATATTTTCTGGTGCGCGCAGACGGGACCGATGCAAACTTTATCCGCTCGGATCAGCCCGATATGCTGATTCCGTCGTGGAAGATTTTCGAGTGGAAATAGTTTCTTAATTTCAATTGGCGCTGGCCCAAAAGCGGCGCCCGTACTGGCAGCTTAAACATGTCTGTGTTCACCCCCCTGGCTCGGCCCGAGCTGGAAGCTTTTCTCGCCCCTTATGGCCTCGGCCGCCTGCTTGATTTCCAGGGGATTGCCGCCGGTAGCGAAAACACCAATTTCTTTATCAGCCTGGAGCAGGGCGAATTTGTCCTGACCCTGGTCGAGCGCGGCCCGGTCCAGGAGATGCCGTTTTTTATCGAATTGCTCGACGTGCTGCACGACGCCGATCTGCCGGTGCCTTACGCCATCCGCACCACCGACGGCGTCGCGCTGCGCGAACTGGCCGGCAAGCCTGCGCTGTTGCAACCGCGCCTGTCCGGCAAGCACATCAAGCAGGCCAACGCGCAGCATTGTGCCCAAGTCGGTGAGCTGCTCGGTCATCTGCACCTGGCGACCCAGGCGGAAAACATGATCAAGCGCAAGACTGATCGTGGCCTGGACTGGATGCTGGAAGAGGGCGCGCAGTTTCTGTCGCACCTGAATCCAGAGCAGAAAGATCTGCTGCAAAAGGCACTGGAAGAAATCACCCGGCAGAAAGAGAAAATCCTGGCGCTGCCTCGCGCCAATATCCATGCCGACCTGTTCCGCGACAATGCGATGTTCGAAGGCACGCACCTGACCGGCCTGATCGACTTCTATAACGCCTGTTCCGGACCGATGCTGTACGACGTGGCGATTGCCTTGAACGACTGGTGTTCCGATGAGCAAGGCTTGATCGACGGGCCGCGAGCGCGGGCGTTGTTGGGTGCTTATGCCGCGTTGCGCCCGTTCACCGCCGCCGAAGCCGAGCTGTGGCCGACCCTGTTGCGGGTGGCGTGTGTGCGGTTTTGGTTGTCGCGCTTGATCGCGGCGGAGTCGTTCGCCGGGCAGGACGTGCTGATTCACGATCCGATGGAGTTTCAATTGCGCCTGGCGCAGCGGCAGACGGTCAATACGCCGCTGCCTTTCGCCCTTTAAGGCGACCTGTGGGAGCGAGCTTGCTCGCGATAGCGGCGGGTCAGTCAGCAATGATGTTGAATGTGACGCCGCCATCGCGAGCAAGCTCGCTCCCACAGGAGTCGGTGTCGGCTACAACGACTCCAGGCACCCCGCCAAATCATTCCCCAACTTCTCCAGCACCTGCTCGTACCCCTGAGCAGTCGCCGGCGTGTACCCGCCCAGCGCATCCAGTTCCGCCAGTTTCACCGGCAGGCCCGCTACCAGCGTTTCCGCCAGGCGCGGACGCAACGGCGGTTCGCTGAACACGCAGGTCTTGCCGACTTCCTGCAAGCGCGCGCGCATTGCCGCGACGTGCTGTGCACCGGGTTGCACTTCGGCAGCGACACTGAACACGCCAGCGTGCTTGAGGCCGTAGGCATCTTCGAAGTAATCGAAAGCCTCGTGGAACACGAAGTAAGGTTTGCCTTCAACACCGGCCAGACGTTTTTTCAGCCGCAGGTCGAGGGCGTCGAGACGCTCATCGAAGGCCTTGAGGTTGCTCTGATAGCGTGGAGCGTTGGCAGGATCGGCCGCACTGAGGTCAGCGGCCATTTTCGTGGCGATGACTCGGGCGTTGATCGGCGATAGCCACAAATGGGCGTCCAGACTGCCTGGGCGATGATCGTGATCATGTTCGTCGGCTTCTTCGGCGTGAGAGTGGTTATCTTCGGCGAAGTGACGCAGTTTCAGGCCAGGCAGGTCCTGCACGGCGACGCTTGGCAGCGTACGACCGTTCAGCACCCGCGGCAAGAAACCTTCCATGTCCGGACCGATCCAGTACAGAAGGTCCACCGACTGCACCTTCCGTACGTCGGACGGACGCAAGGCATAGTTATGTGGCGAGGCGCCGGGAGGCAGCAAGACTTCCGGAATTGCCACGCCGTCCTGCACCGCAGCAGCGATCAGCTGTAGTGGCTTGATGCTGGTGAGGACCTTGACTTCGGCTTGCGCCGAACCGATCAGCAGAAAACTTGCGACAAATGCGACAAAGATAGAAAAAAGTCGGGACACGATGACCACTCGAAGAGGCGAGAACGGGTAACATAATAACGTCTCTCACAAAACTCGTCGCCGCTCATGCCTAAAACACCGATTGCCAGCCGTCCCCACGACCACTCTCATTGCGTGCACAGCGCTCTGTCTGAGGCCGATGCCCTGTGCGCACGTCAAGGCCTGCGCCTGACCGCGTTGCGGCGGCGAGTGCTGGAGCTGGTGTGGCAGAGCCACAAACCGTTGGGTGCCTACGACATCCTCGCGGTGCTCAGCGAGCAGGACGGCCGCCGCGCCGCTCCGCCAACCGTGTACCGCGCGCTGGATTTCCTGCTGGAAAACGGCTTGGTGCACCGCATCTCCTCCCTCAACGCCTTCATCGGCTGCAATCATCCGGAGCACGCCCACCAGGGTCAGTTCCTGATCTGCCGTGAATGCCACGCGGCCATTGAGCTCGAACAGAAATCCATCAGCGACGCGATTATCGTCAGCGCGAAGGATGTCGGGTTTGTCGTCGAAGGCCAGACTGTCGAAGTGGTCGGTCTCTGCTCGGGTTGTCAGGGGGCTTGATGAGCAACGCGCTGATCCGCCTCGAGCAGGTTGCCGTCACGTTTGCCGGGCAAACGGTGCTGGATAACATCGAGCTGAGCGTCGAGCCGGGGCAGATCGTCACCCTGATCGGCCCGAATGGCGCCGGCAAGACCACGCTGGTGCGCGCCGTGCTCGGCCTGTTGAAACCGGATAGCGGCAGCGTCTGGCGCAAGCCGAAACTGCGGGTCGGCTACATGCCGCAAAAGCTTCATGTTGATACGACCCTGCCGCTCTCGGTGCTGCGCTTTTTGCGTCTGGTGCCGGGCGTTGACCGTGCAATGGCTTTGTCCGCGCTCAAGGAAGTCGGCGCCGAGCAGGTGATCGACAGCCCGGTGCAAAGTGTCTCCGGCGGTGAAATGCAGCGTGTACTGCTGGCGCGCGCGTTGTTGCGCGAACCGGAATTGCTGGTGCTCGACGAACCGGTACAAGGCGTCGACGTAGCCGGCCAGGCCGAACTCTATAGCCTGATCACCCGCCTGCGTGACCGTCACGGTTGCGGGGTGTTGATGGTCTCCCACGACTTGCATCTGGTGATGAGCACCACCGACCAGGTGGTTTGCCTCAATCGC of the Pseudomonas sp. MAG733B genome contains:
- a CDS encoding DUF2782 domain-containing protein; the protein is MRTLNRLLLAGLFAITPLAVMAADDAPTPDPEVTIRTEGDKVIQEYRQNGFLYAIKVTPKGAPPYFLVRADGTDANFIRSDQPDMLIPSWKIFEWK
- a CDS encoding zinc ABC transporter substrate-binding protein, which codes for MSRLFSIFVAFVASFLLIGSAQAEVKVLTSIKPLQLIAAAVQDGVAIPEVLLPPGASPHNYALRPSDVRKVQSVDLLYWIGPDMEGFLPRVLNGRTLPSVAVQDLPGLKLRHFAEDNHSHAEEADEHDHDHRPGSLDAHLWLSPINARVIATKMAADLSAADPANAPRYQSNLKAFDERLDALDLRLKKRLAGVEGKPYFVFHEAFDYFEDAYGLKHAGVFSVAAEVQPGAQHVAAMRARLQEVGKTCVFSEPPLRPRLAETLVAGLPVKLAELDALGGYTPATAQGYEQVLEKLGNDLAGCLESL
- a CDS encoding homoserine kinase, encoding MSVFTPLARPELEAFLAPYGLGRLLDFQGIAAGSENTNFFISLEQGEFVLTLVERGPVQEMPFFIELLDVLHDADLPVPYAIRTTDGVALRELAGKPALLQPRLSGKHIKQANAQHCAQVGELLGHLHLATQAENMIKRKTDRGLDWMLEEGAQFLSHLNPEQKDLLQKALEEITRQKEKILALPRANIHADLFRDNAMFEGTHLTGLIDFYNACSGPMLYDVAIALNDWCSDEQGLIDGPRARALLGAYAALRPFTAAEAELWPTLLRVACVRFWLSRLIAAESFAGQDVLIHDPMEFQLRLAQRQTVNTPLPFAL
- the polA gene encoding DNA polymerase I, coding for MSQAPLVLVDGSSYLYRAFHALPPLTTSKGLPTGAVKGVLNMLKSLRKQYPNSPFAVVFDAKGGTFRDDMYAEYKANRPSMPDDMRVQIEPLHQSVIALGFPLLCVEGVEADDVIGTLARSSAAADRPVIISTGDKDMAQLVDGHITLVNTMTGSSMDVEGVKEKFGVAPEQIIDYLALMGDSSDNIPGVPGIGPKTASGLLVGVNGGLTELYAQLDIVPTLPIRGAKTLPAKLEEHKEMAFLSYQLATIKVDVPLDIGLDDLQMGAEDPAKLYELYNLLEFKSWLNDLDRDAKRLELSAAAEPAPAADLFSASEVEAPAATAEAAYETILDQARFDVWLEKLNNAKLFAFDTETTGIDAQQAQLVGLSFAVQANEAAYIPLTHSYIGVPEQLDRDTVLRALKPILEDPNKLKVGQHAKFDMNILANCAIGGDQANGITVRGIAFDTMLESYVLNSTATRHDMDSLAQKYLDHTTVSFQDIAGKGAKQLTFDQIALEQAGPYAAEDADITLRLHQALFEKLTAIPSLASVLTDIEIPLVPVLARIERQGAYVDAALLGVQSIELGEKMVALEREAFEIAGEEFNLGSPKQLGVILYEKLGLPVLKKTAKGQPSTAEEVLAKLAEDDYRLPKVLMEYRSMSKLKSTYTDRLPEQINPRTGRIHTSYHQAVASTGRLSSSDPNLQNIPVRTAEGRRIRQAFVAPTGYKLLAADYSQIELRIMAHLSKDEGLMNAFRHNLDVHTATAAEVFKVELADVTSDQRRGAKAINFGLIYGMGAQKLGKDIGVDTKTAKAYIDTYFARYPGVREYMDRTRAQAAEQGFVETFFGRRLYLPEINSNKPQERAAAERTAINAPMQGTAADIIKKAMVAVDNWLTSSGLDAKVILQVHDELVLEVREDLVDQVSSEIRAYMSGAATLDVPLLVEVGVGNNWDEAH
- the zur gene encoding zinc uptake transcriptional repressor Zur gives rise to the protein MPKTPIASRPHDHSHCVHSALSEADALCARQGLRLTALRRRVLELVWQSHKPLGAYDILAVLSEQDGRRAAPPTVYRALDFLLENGLVHRISSLNAFIGCNHPEHAHQGQFLICRECHAAIELEQKSISDAIIVSAKDVGFVVEGQTVEVVGLCSGCQGA
- the znuC gene encoding zinc ABC transporter ATP-binding protein ZnuC codes for the protein MSNALIRLEQVAVTFAGQTVLDNIELSVEPGQIVTLIGPNGAGKTTLVRAVLGLLKPDSGSVWRKPKLRVGYMPQKLHVDTTLPLSVLRFLRLVPGVDRAMALSALKEVGAEQVIDSPVQSVSGGEMQRVLLARALLREPELLVLDEPVQGVDVAGQAELYSLITRLRDRHGCGVLMVSHDLHLVMSTTDQVVCLNRHVCCSGHPEQVSGDPAFVELFGKNAQSLAIYHHHHDHAHDLHGSVVKAPASGHNHVHGDSCKHG